The sequence TGATCCCCGTCCTCGTCCTCGGCAGTTTGTTCGGCGGCTATGGGACACTCATCGAGACGGCAGCCATCACGGCCGTATACACCATGGTGGTGGAGGTACTAATACACAGGGAATTGAATGTTCGGCGAGACTTTCCCTCGGTCTTGATCAAGTGCCTCACGCTCATTGGCGGCGTCTTTGCCATCCTCGGCGTGGCAATGGGTCTCGCGAATTATCTCGTCGACGCGGAAGTTCCCATGAGTGCGGCAAACTGGTTTCAAACCCACATCGAGTCGAAATTCGTCTTCCTGCTGGCGCTGAACCTGTTCCTGATTCTAGTCGGCAGTGTGTTGGACATTTTCTCAGCCATCACGATCGTGGTCCCGTTGATACAGCCGATCAGCCAGGTATTCGGCATCGATCCCCTGCATCTCGGCATGATCTTTTTGCTCAACATGCAACTGGGATATTTGACGCCGCCGGTCGGTCTCGATTTGTTTTTTGCCTCCTACCGGTTCGGCGCGCCGCTGGCGCAGGTGTTCCGGTACACCTTTCCGTTTTTCATCGCCATGCTCATCGTGTTGTTGCTTGTGACCTACGTGCCATGGCTGTCGCTGGCGTTCGTATAAATTGGTTTGGTCGGAAGCCATCAGCACAACAGCTCCTGCACGAACTCAGGCATCCCTAGGAGGAAACTGGTGAACGGCATATTTAAGGGAAATACCCTTACCGGCAGGAGAAGTGGCAATATTCGATGGGACTGGGAGGAGCGCTTAAGGCCATCTTGATGGCCTCGTGCTCGTAACCGAGATCTTCTAAATCCTTCTGCGCGTGGGTAAGCTCTTCCTCGGTCAGGTAGGCCACGGTATCTGGAATACCATTCTCTTTCAGCGCTCGCAGGATGGCGCCTAAGGTCTCCCGCTCTTCCGGTGGTATGTTCGTCCCGAGTGGAAATTCGAGCCGACGACGATAGGGACTTTCAAAGGTTTCATTCAACGCCTTGATCGTCTTCAGAACCAGTCGATCCTGTTCCCAGGATTGGAGCTTGGGGCCTGCACTAGGATGGGTAGCGAACAGCTCCATGAGGGTGATGGCGTTCGTATTCAGCGACCGTCCCACGAACTCCCGTTGAGGCTCCAGCCTCGTCTCGTTCATCCCCAAATGCTTCGCCACAGATTCGACCATCGCGAAGTTGACCATGAAGCTGTATTGGCCACCGAACTGGCCATAACATGGCTTCTCTGGATCATTCAACACGTTCATATCGGCGGTCCCCGCATCGAAGGCGCTGAATCCAATGGCGCCTGGAGCTAAGAGCCGCTTAGCCTCTTTCAGTGTCGCATAGGCGCCCACATTGACGGGCACTACGACGTCTTGATTGATGCGCTGGAGAAACTCGACGATGGTTTTTCGATAAGACACGTCTTTCCATTCGACCTTGCGATACTCCTTCTCCCATACCAACTCGTCAAGGAACGGCGGAAAGGTCTTGAGCAAGTCGAGGTCCTTGCTTTGGAACGCCCGGACAAATGCCGACCAATCTTGGATGACCGCATGCAGAGTTTCGCTGAGGTTAGGACGGATATACTCTTCCTCGACGTCGCCTCCGTGTTTGGCCAGCAACTTTGTTGGCAAATCATTCCACAATTCATTGCAGAAGATTCGATCAACGCTCCCATCGGCAATTCCATCCACCTCTTCAATCGAGCCACAGGTGGTATCTACACGATCTCGATGTCCCGCCAGGTCAGGATGAGCCAGCGCCGCGTCCAACACCGGCTGTTCCCAATCGACCATGACGTACCGCACACGAGGATACACTGCGCGTTGTCGATCGAGCACCTTGAGATGGCTGAGAAAACACGCGGCAAGATTGCCGTTGCCGGGCCCCAGTTCCAGTATGGTTAACTGATCAGAGGACGATGGTGGACGGCTGCCAGCCTTCTCTCGCTTCGTCACGCGCTCGTAATAATCGGCCGCCAACGCATGGGCCAGCCGGAAGTCCGCCGAGGCGAACGTCTGATAATAGGATCGGAGTTGGTCTCCCCGCAGCCCATAAAAGAGCTGGTTGAGATGAGTTTGCCACTGATCAAGCGGCTTATATTCTCCGATCAGCTGAGGAAGGGCATCAGCATCTTGCAACATATTCCACGATCACTTCCAATTGGTTTGATGAGGAGGCCGTACAGTGGGCGAAATCCTAACAGATGGCGGGAAAACGTGGCAATGGGCTACTCGCTCGGTTTATTGACAGTGCTATTCCGACAGGTGTAGCAGAGAGGCATGGTGTCCAGAGAGTTTCATCTGGCCGGTGGTGTGATGGTGGCCGTTCTGCTGTGGTACTCAGCCGCGCCTGGCGAAGAGCTCCCCCTCACCGAAAACGTGCCGATCTCGGAGTTTCAAAACCGCACAGAGGACGTCAACGTTTACAATTTCGATGCTCCTCCACAGGGCATGTTTCGCTCAATCGCCACGGCGGAAGACTTTGAGGAGCGCTTGGGGCCTCTTCGAACTCATGAAATCCTGCCGATCAAACCAACCGAACGTTTTCGCACTGATGTGGCCGCCATTTTCATCGTGTTCTCGTTGCATCAACATTATCAAGCCTTCACGGTCTTCGGCCGTTGCATGCCCGAACAGGTGGCCGGTGTCCTGCCCGGGACGATCATCAGCGAAGACGCGATGCATATCGCGTTGGAAGACGAGAGCGGCTATCTGAAATTGTCCGCTCCAAAGACCAGCTGGAAACCGGGACGGTACAAAGTCGAGATCCATGCAGGCGAGCAAGTGAACGAAATGAGCCTCATGGGCACGATGCGTTTCACTATCGTGGCGTCTGGGAAATAGCTGAGCCTGCATGTCAAGAAGCCGCAATCTATGTCAGTTGGCGCTTGCGCAATGGCAAGCAGAGAATACCACCCCCTGGCACAGTTATTTGGACGAACTATATAATGGCGCTGCTTTCGCTAGCGGGAGAGCCTGCCCATGGTTTCACCTGATATCCCAAATGAGCAGTACCGCGCCCTCCTGAAAGTTTCTGAATCCATTGCAGCGCACCATGACCTGACCAAGTTACTTCGCGCTCTCGCCCAACAACTCCCGCGAGTACTCACGTTCTCATCCATGGAACTGGGTCTACACGACCCAGGCAAGAATGTCATGCGCCTGCACATGCTGGAAGGCTCGCAACCGATGCCTGTGGCGTCGGGCATTGAATGTCCCGTCGAAGACGTTCCCGGTGGGTGGGTGTGGCAACATCAGCAGCCCTTGGTCTGCATCAACCTCGAGGGAGAGACCCGATTCCCCAAAGTGATGCCGATGATTCGCCAGGAGGGTATCCGGTCACTATGCATCGTCCCTCTCACAACAGTGCGCCGACGGCTTGGTGCGATGGGCGTCAGAAACGTGGAAGCTCATCACTACGGACAGGTGGAGCTCGATTTTCTGCAACTGGTGGCCAAGCAGGTCGCCGTTGCGGTTGAAAACACAATGAACTTCGAACGCGCACGCCGGGCAGAGCAAGAAGCAAGACGCCAGTTGGAGCGCGAGCGCTTGATGCTGGAAATCAACAACGCCGTCGTATCGCACCTCAGTCTCCGCGACCTCCTGAAGGCCATTTCCCTCAGCCTGCGTCTCGTCATTCCCCATGATGCAGCCTTGTTGACACTTCATGAGCCTGGGAGCAATCAGCTTCGCCTTCACGCTCTGGATTTGCACATGTTCGGCACAGTTCCCTTTGAGGAAGGGGTGCTCATCTCGTTACACGATACGCCCGAAGGACAAGCAATCGCGTCACGTCAATCCGTTCTAGTAGGTCCTCTCGTTGATCTCACCCGGTTCTCATCCCCTTGGGTCCGGCACGCGGTTGAGAACGGCGTCAGATCTGGGTGTGCGGTTCCCCTGATCACACACGACCGTACCGTTGGGGCACTGAGCGTCGTAAGTGCGAACGAAAATGCGTTCAGTGAAGCGGATGCCGGGTTGCTCACCCTGTGCGCCAAGCAAATCGCCATCGCGGTCGAGAACGTACTTGCTTATCAAGAAATTGCAACTCTGAAAGACAAATTGAACAAAGAAAAACTCTACCTGGAAGGCGAAATCCGGAGTGAATTGAACTTCGAGGAGATCATCGGCGAGAGTCCCGCGATCAAGCAGGTGCTACAACAAGTTGGCATTGTGGCACCCACTGACTCCACGGTGCTGATTCTTGGTGAGACGGGTACGGGGAAAGAACTGCTCGCCCGTGCCATCCACGACCGAAGCAAACGACGAGAACGGACCTTCGTGAAATTGAATTGTGCGGCAATTCCGACGGGGCTTCTGGAAAGCGAGTTGTTTGGTCATGAGCGGGGAGCCTTTACCGGAGCGATCGCTACCAAGGTAGGCCGGTTCGAGTTGGCAGACGGCGGCACCCTCTTCCTCGACGAGGTGGGGGACATCCCCCTTGAACTGCAGTCCAAGTTGCTTCGTGTGCTGCAGGAGCAGGAGTTTGAGCGGCTTGGCAGTACAAGAACCATCAAGGTCAGCGTGCGGCTGCTCGCGGCCACGAACCGAGACCTCGCAGACATGGTGGAGAAGAAACTCTTTCGGAGCGACCTGTATTATCGGTTGAATGTGTTTCCACTCACCGTGCCGGCGTTGAGAGATCGCCGCCAGGACATTCCTCTTCTGGTTCGGTATTTTGTCCAACAGTTTGCTCGCCGCATGGACAAGACCATCGACACGATTCCCACCCAGACCATCACGGCGTTGTCCCGGTACAACTGGCCGGGTAACATTCGTGAGCTGGAAAACTTGATTGAACGGGCCATCATTCTCACCCAGAGTACGTCACTCTATGTCCCACTGACCGAATTGAAATCGCAGGCTGGAGATGAAATTCCATCTCCCGCGACGTTGGAGGAAACGGAACGGCAACACATCTTGAGAGTCCTCAAATCAACCAAGTGGGTGATCGGCGGTCCAACGGGCGCTGCCGCCCAACTCGGCATGAAACGAACGACCCTCCAGTCCAAGATGCAGCGGCTCGGTATCGTCCGCCCCATTTGATGACGATTACTTCGGCACGTGCCGACGGCTAGGCAAACGCGCTCGTCAGTGAAGTCCCCCCTCACATAGCCACCATCTCTGTTCAGCCTGACAATCCATTGTTTTATCAATAGCTTTAATTTGTGGTGCCTAGACGTCAGCATCGGCACGCTCTGTGCCATACGCAGTGTTGTGCCCCAACAAGAGAATCCACGGAGGATCATTATGGAACTGAAAATACCGAGCCCTGAACAAGCTTACTGGGGATTACGGGCCATGAAGACTGTTGCCATGGCAGACGGGGCGCTCAATGCGTCCGAGCGCCACATGTTGGAATCCATCCAGCGGATCTTCGGCACGACACATGATCTGGAGCAACTTGCTCCAATCATGCCAGCAGAGCTGGCCCGGTCGTTTCCCGATCAGCAGCTCAGGAAACAGCTCGTGCAAGGGTTAGTCATCATGACGCTGATCGATGGAAAGACCGGCCCAAAAGAAACAGATCTCGTCGAACAATTTGCTCAAGCTCTGGAGGTTGATGCCCCTGAGGTGAAGAACCTGCGGCATGTCTTGAAGGGAGAAATTCTCCAGCTTCGCCTCGATCTGGTACGCCGGTTTTGGTTGCGGCAAAAGGTGACCGAAGTCTGGAACAAGGAGGGAATCAGAGGGCTGTCCAAGTTTGTTCGGGGGATGATGGGACGGTATGAGAACAAGGAGTTGGCCGCTCGCTACCAGGAGTTGAAATATTGTCCGCCAGGCTCTTTGGGCCGTTCCCTTTGGCAATATTGGCATGAGAACGGGTTCGCGCTTCCTGGACAAAAGGGCGGGGCGCCCGAGCAAATCGTGTTCCATGATTGTGCACATGTGTTGTCTGGCTATGGGACGGCTCCGGAAGAAGAAGTCCAAGTCGCCTGCTTCAGCGCCGGTTTCCAGCGTCGGGAGCCGTGGATGTTCGTGTTTTTCGTGCTGTTGCAATTTCACGTGGGCATTCGCATGACGCCCATCACCAAGGCACGGACGGGTCTGTTTGATCCGCTGAAGGCCATGATCGCCATTCGCCGAGGGGCTGCGATGAATGTGGACCTGAACGACGGCTGGGACTACTGGCCGGTGATGAATGAACAGGTCGAGGAACTGCGCCGCCGGTACAACATTCTGCCGATAGAGGCCTTCAGGCCGAATGATCAATGTGTCGCCGCGGGCATCTT is a genomic window of Candidatus Nitrospira kreftii containing:
- a CDS encoding hypothetical protein (conserved protein of unknown function) — protein: MLQDADALPQLIGEYKPLDQWQTHLNQLFYGLRGDQLRSYYQTFASADFRLAHALAADYYERVTKREKAGSRPPSSSDQLTILELGPGNGNLAACFLSHLKVLDRQRAVYPRVRYVMVDWEQPVLDAALAHPDLAGHRDRVDTTCGSIEEVDGIADGSVDRIFCNELWNDLPTKLLAKHGGDVEEEYIRPNLSETLHAVIQDWSAFVRAFQSKDLDLLKTFPPFLDELVWEKEYRKVEWKDVSYRKTIVEFLQRINQDVVVPVNVGAYATLKEAKRLLAPGAIGFSAFDAGTADMNVLNDPEKPCYGQFGGQYSFMVNFAMVESVAKHLGMNETRLEPQREFVGRSLNTNAITLMELFATHPSAGPKLQSWEQDRLVLKTIKALNETFESPYRRRLEFPLGTNIPPEERETLGAILRALKENGIPDTVAYLTEEELTHAQKDLEDLGYEHEAIKMALSAPPSPIEYCHFSCR
- a CDS encoding hypothetical protein (conserved protein of unknown function) — encoded protein: MVSREFHLAGGVMVAVLLWYSAAPGEELPLTENVPISEFQNRTEDVNVYNFDAPPQGMFRSIATAEDFEERLGPLRTHEILPIKPTERFRTDVAAIFIVFSLHQHYQAFTVFGRCMPEQVAGVLPGTIISEDAMHIALEDESGYLKLSAPKTSWKPGRYKVEIHAGEQVNEMSLMGTMRFTIVASGK
- a CDS encoding Formate hydrogenlyase transcriptional activator; protein product: MVSPDIPNEQYRALLKVSESIAAHHDLTKLLRALAQQLPRVLTFSSMELGLHDPGKNVMRLHMLEGSQPMPVASGIECPVEDVPGGWVWQHQQPLVCINLEGETRFPKVMPMIRQEGIRSLCIVPLTTVRRRLGAMGVRNVEAHHYGQVELDFLQLVAKQVAVAVENTMNFERARRAEQEARRQLERERLMLEINNAVVSHLSLRDLLKAISLSLRLVIPHDAALLTLHEPGSNQLRLHALDLHMFGTVPFEEGVLISLHDTPEGQAIASRQSVLVGPLVDLTRFSSPWVRHAVENGVRSGCAVPLITHDRTVGALSVVSANENAFSEADAGLLTLCAKQIAIAVENVLAYQEIATLKDKLNKEKLYLEGEIRSELNFEEIIGESPAIKQVLQQVGIVAPTDSTVLILGETGTGKELLARAIHDRSKRRERTFVKLNCAAIPTGLLESELFGHERGAFTGAIATKVGRFELADGGTLFLDEVGDIPLELQSKLLRVLQEQEFERLGSTRTIKVSVRLLAATNRDLADMVEKKLFRSDLYYRLNVFPLTVPALRDRRQDIPLLVRYFVQQFARRMDKTIDTIPTQTITALSRYNWPGNIRELENLIERAIILTQSTSLYVPLTELKSQAGDEIPSPATLEETERQHILRVLKSTKWVIGGPTGAAAQLGMKRTTLQSKMQRLGIVRPI
- a CDS encoding hypothetical protein (conserved protein of unknown function), with amino-acid sequence MELKIPSPEQAYWGLRAMKTVAMADGALNASERHMLESIQRIFGTTHDLEQLAPIMPAELARSFPDQQLRKQLVQGLVIMTLIDGKTGPKETDLVEQFAQALEVDAPEVKNLRHVLKGEILQLRLDLVRRFWLRQKVTEVWNKEGIRGLSKFVRGMMGRYENKELAARYQELKYCPPGSLGRSLWQYWHENGFALPGQKGGAPEQIVFHDCAHVLSGYGTAPEEEVQVACFSAGFQRREPWMFVFFVLLQFHVGIRMTPITKARTGLFDPLKAMIAIRRGAAMNVDLNDGWDYWPVMNEQVEELRRRYNILPIEAFRPNDQCVAAGIL